GGGATACCCAGGTCGCGGATCTTCTTCGCGTGTTCGACGAGCCGGTCGACGGACTCCTGCGCCACGCCGGGCATGCTCTCGACGGGCCGTTCCACGCCGGAACCCGGACACACGAAAAGAGGGGCGACGAGCTGGTCGACGGAAAGCCGCGTCTCGCGAACCATCCGGCGGAGCGTCTCGCTGGCTCGAAGGCGGCGCGGCCTGTAGTCCGGAAAACTCGCCATGGACCGGGAATCACCCTAGCCCCGTTCTTCCCGCGAATCCAGAAGCTCCCCGAATCCACCGGAGACGAGGAGCCCCACGGCAACGAGATCCGGCTCGACTCGAAGCTCGCGCTCGGTGAAAGGGAACGGCTCGAGGAGGAACCTCCGGGCCCCGCCCGTAAGGACCACGGGCGCCTGCTCGATCTCCGCCTCGCGTGCCAGGGATTCCACGAGCCACGACGCCGCTCCCCGGAAGCCCAGCGCCACGCCGCCGCGCAAGGCATCGAGCGTCGACCTCCCGCAGGCGCGACCCCAGGGCTCGGGCACGAAACGCGGAAGCTTCGCCGTCCTGCGGGCCAGGGCCTGCGCGAGCAACTCGGGGCCCGGAAAGATCGACCCGCCGCAAAAGACGCCCTTCGAGCCCTCGACCCGCAAGGCGTCGACCGTGAGCGCCGTCCCGGCGTCCACGACGACGGCCGAGCGGCCGAGGAGTACGTACGCTCCCGACGCGGCGTAAAGCCGGTCGCGTCCCACTTCTTCGGGACGCTCGTAGCGATTTTCGAGGGGAGGCTCGGGGTCGAGGACGACGCTGCGGCAGAAGTCGCCCAGGACCCGAACGATGGCACGCGTCCTTTCCGGCGTGGCGACGCTCGTGAGAAGGGCCGCGTCGGGGGAAAGACCTTCCTCCCGCCACCCGTCGAGGAGCTTTCCGAGCCGGCGCTCCACGCCTCGTACAGGGAGGTCCGCAGCCGCCCGCGCGCCCCAGAGCCGGAGCTTCACGCGGCTGTTCCCCACGTCGACCGTAAGAACCGTCGTCATCTCGGCTCTCGCAGTCTCGGAACCCAGCGCGGCACGGCACGCAGGTAGCGCTCGTACGCCTCGCCGAAGCGGCTCCGGAGAAGCGGTTCCTCGTGGAAAACGACCACGAGATGGAACGCGAGGGCGAGGAAGACGGCGTAGACGAGAAGCATCGCGTAACCGAAAAAGAAAAAAAGCGCGAAAAGCCAGAGGATCGAAGCCAGATAAAAAGGATTCCGGCACCGCCCGTAGAAGCCCGAAAGCACGAGTCGTGGAGGAGGTTCGAGCGGCACGCCGCTACCCGAGACCCTCCGGTAGCGCCGCGTGCAGTCGGCGAAAAGAAAAAGCGAGGCCAGAGCCAGGGGCCACGCAAGAAGGCTTGCAGCACCGGTCCGAAAACGCGGAAGCCCGAGTTTCTCGTCGGCGAGAGCAAGCAGGAGCGGCACGACGAGGAGGAGGGTGCCGAAAAGTACGGTGCCTCCTCGACGAACTCGCCCCCCCGCCTCGCTCATCGCACCCGACAGTCCAGAGCACCGAGCGCCGGCCTCGCCCCGGGCGAGTGCCCGTCGAAGGACGGCCGGAAAAGCCCCATGACGGACCAGTCGAAGATCGCGTGCGCTTCTTCGGGCGACCAGTAGAACGCTCCCCGAAGCCTCGGATCGTCGAACACCCGGCGGCAGAAGTCGCCGACGAAACGTGCCTGCCCGGCTTCGTCGAGGGGGTAGCCGGGGAGGGCTTCCCTCCAGCCCGGAACGCGCGCCTCCGCGGCGTAGGCATACTCGGCGACGAGAACCGGGAGTCCGAGTTCGCGCGAGAGGCGTTCGACCGTGGTGTCGAAACGCCTCGCACGCTCTTCTCCCCAACTGTTCGGGTAGTAGGAGAGTCCGGCCAGGTCGATCGGAACCCCCTCGGCCAGCATCGTGCGGAAGTATGCCAGAGCGAACTCCGGATCCCAGCCGCGCGAGATGTGGACGACGAACCGGAGATCGCCCCGACCGCTGCCCGCGCGAACCCCCTCGGCCGTGGCCCGCATGAGGCGCGCCGCGGCGGGCCAGATCTCCCGCTCGAGCCGGTCCAGGTCTTCGGTCACCTCGAAAGCGCCGCAAAAGCCGTAGTCCGTCTCGTTGCCGATGGCGTAGAGGCGAGTGCGGATGCCGTCGAGCCGGAGTCTTTCCGTTGCGTCCTTCGCCCAAAGCCGTGCCACTTCCGCCCGTTCCGCCAGGGAAAGCTCGGCCCACTCCGTCGGCGCATCCTGTTCCGTGTCCGCGCCCCAGCCCCGGCTCATGAAAAGCACGGGCAGGACGTAGAGCCCGAGGTGCTGCGCCCTGCGGGCGAGAAGCCGTGCGTGACGCTCGAGGGTTCCCGGCTGCGGGTCGCCCGGGTCGTTCTCCACCCAGATCCTGAGCCGGAAGGCATTCGCCCCGCGTCGCGTAAATTCCTCGATCGGGTCGACCTGGCGACCTTCGACCTGCCAGGTGCGCCCCTGGAGCTCGAAAAGCCGCACGTAGTTCGAGTCCACGCCCCAGAGTGTTTCGGGCTCGACGATCGCCCTGCATCTCCCGAATACCGCCGAAGAAGCTTCGAGAAGCTCTTCTGCCGTCACGTGCCCGCTTCCGTCGGCGTCCATTGCCGCGCAGCGCTCGACGTCGTTGGCCCAAGCGGACATGCTACCTGCCACGAGCTCTGCCGCGACGACGACGCCGTCCGCATTGCAGTCCCCCGGACACGAGACGCCGACCGGATATCCCTCCTCCACGCCCGCGCGCGAGAGGCCCGGCGGAAGAAGAGGAAAGACGAAGAGGCAGAAGGCCACGGCCATGCCACGGGGGCCTTCGCCTGCCGGCCGCGTTCGCCATCGAGTTCGGGAGGGCGCTGGCGCGTTTTCTCGAGGTAAGCCGCGCGGGGGAGCTTCCGGCGTTTCGAATCGTCGTAGTAGCGCCCCGAATGGCAGGCGTGCGAGATCGAAGAAGGGAGCGTCGGGACTCACCGCCCGCGTGAGCGTCCGGCTGAAAAACTTCGCGAAGTGCTGGGTGGAAAACATCGACCCCAATCGTGTCCCTCGAGTAGGGCACGGATTCACCCTCTCCGGCAAATGGTCGTTCGCCGGAGGCAATCGGAGGGCCACGCTCTGTCGTGGCCGTGGTCGCACGCGGCAGAACCGTGTCGTACACCCGCCGTGCACGTTTCATCCCCCGGGACGCGACGGAGCGCGTCCCGCCGGGTGGGCGTGTTCCGCCCAGCCAGGGAGTTGCGCCGCGATCAGTCAGAGGAAGGCACGAGGCGTCACGTTAAGCCGCCCAGCGCTCGGCGAGGACCTCGGCCTGCTCGAGGATGGTGCGGGTCGCCGTCTCCTGCTTGTCGGGTGGGTAGCCGTATTTGCGCAGCGTGCGTTTGACCAGCACGCGCAACTGCGCCCGCACATTCTCACGCAAGGTCCAGTCGAGGGTTACATTGTTGCGCACCGTCTGAACCAGTTCACGGGCAATTTCCCGCAAGGTTGCGTCGCCCAGCACCTTGACCGCGCTGTCGTTGGCCTCGAGGGCATCGTAGAAGGCCAGTTCGTCCTCGGATAAGCCGAGTTTCTCGCCACGGGCATTGGCTTCGCGCATATCCCTGGCGAGCGCGATGAGTTCTTCAATCACCTGGGCGGCCTCGATGGCCCGGTTCTGGTAACGGCGGATGGTTCGCTCGAGCATCTCGGCAAACGACCTGGCCTGCACCAGGTTCTTCTGTCCTCGAGCCCGAATCTCTCCTTTAAGCAGCTTTTGCAATAGCTCTACCGCCAGGTTTTTCTGCGGCATCCCCCGCACCTCGGACAAAAACTCATCGGAGAGTATGGAGATGTCCGGCCTCTTGAGCCCCGCTGCTGCGAAAATGTCCACCACACCCTCGGGTGCCACCGCACGGGCGATTATCTGGCGCACGGCCTGCTCGAGTTCCTCCTCGGGCCGTGCCTGGCCTGGCGCGCGTTTAGCCAGCACCGCTTGCACGGCCTGGAAGAAGGCCACGTCGTCTCGGATGCGCAGGGCCTCTTCATGCGGCACAGCCAGCGCGAACGCTTGTGACAGCTCGCGCGCCGCACGCAGCAGCCGATCCTTGCCGTTCTCCTGAGCGAGGATGTGCTCCTGCGCGGCAGGCAGAAGGCTCAGCCGTTCCGCCGGCGTGCCCGTAACCCACCTCGACCAGTCGAAGCCGTAAAAAAGGCCACGGCAAATCTCGTATTTCTCGCGCATGAGCGCCACCGCTTCTTCCTGATTGAGCGCGGTGCGCCCGGTGCCGCCGCTCTCGGTGTAGGTAGCCAGCGCGGCTTTTAGCTCGGTAGCCAGCCCCAGGTAATCCACCACCAGCCCGCCGGGCTTGTCGCGGAAGACCCGGTTTACCCGCGCGATGGCCTGCATCAGGCCGTGGCCGCGCATGGGCTTGTCCAGGTACATGGTGTGCAGGCTGGGCGCGTCGAAGCCGGTAAGCCACATGTCGCGCACGATGCACCAGCTTGAGGGGATCTTTCGGGATCGCGGAAGCGCTTAGCCAGCAGCTCGCGGCGGGGCTTGTTGCGGATGTGCGGCTGCCAGTCGGCGGGGTCGGAGGCCGAGCCGGTCATCACGACTTTGATCGCGCCCTTGTCGTCGTCCTCGTGGTGCCACCGGGGGCGCAGCCGCACGATCTCGCGGTAGAGCTCGACGCAGATGCGCCGGCTCATGCAGACCACCATGGCCTTGCCCTCCATGGCCTCGAGCCGCCGCTCGAAGTGCTCCACGATGTCCCGGGCGACGAGCCGGAGCCGCTTCTCCGTGCCCACGATCGCCTCGAGCTGCGCCCATTTGGTCTTGAGCTTCTCCTTCCGCTCGATCTCCTCGCCCTCGGTCACCTCCTCGAACTCGGGGTCGATCCTCGGGCGTTCGGCTTCGTCGAGCGCGAGCTTGGCGAGGCGGCTCTCGTAGTAGATCGGCACGGTGGCCCGGTCCTCGACCGCCCGCTGGATGTCGTAGATCGAGATGTAGTCGCCGAAGACCGCGCGCGTGTTGCGCGTCGGTCTTCTCGATCGGCGTGCCGGTAAAGCCGATGAAGGAGGCATTGGGCAGGGCATCGCGCATGTGGCGGGCGAAGCCGTCGATGAAATCGTACTGGCTCCGGTGGGCTTCGTCGGCGATGACGACGATGTTCCGCCGCTCCGAGAGCCTGGGGTGCCGGTCTCCCTTCTCTTCCGGGAAGAATTTCTGGATCGTCGTGAAAACGACGCCGCCGGCCTCGACGCTCAAGAGCTGGCGGAGATGAGCGCGGGACTCGGCCTGCACGGGAGGCTGGCGCAGGAGGTCCTGGCATCGAGAGAACGTCCCGAAGAGCTGGTCGTCCAGGTCGTTGCGGTCCGTGAGGACCACGATCGTGGGGTTTTCCATCGCCGGCTCGCGGATGATGCGGCCCGCGTAGAACGCCATCGTGAGACTTTTCCCCGATCCCTGCGTATGCCAGACGACTCCGATCCGCCGGTCTCCCGGTTTGCCGCCCGGTCGGCGGCCCGCCTCGTAGCCCTCCTGCCGCTCCACGAGCCGATCCGCATGCCGCAGCTCCGCGGCCCGCAAGGTTTCCGCCACCGCCACGCGGACGGCGTGGAACTGGTGGTATCCCGCCGCGATCTTGTTCAGCCGACCGCCGCCCTGGTCTTCGAACACGATGAAGTCGCGAAGAAGCTCGAGGAATCGCCCCCGCTCGAAGATCCCCTTGAGCACGACCTCCAGCTCCGGCATCGCCGGACCGGCGAGCCGCTCGCCCCCGATCGTCCGCCAGGGCTTGAACCACTCCCGCCCCGCCGTGAGCGTGCCGACGCGCGCCTCCGTTCCGTCCGAGATCACGAGCAGCTCGTCGAAGGCAAAAAGCGTCGGAAGCTCGCTCTTGTAGGTCTCGAGCTGCTGGAAGGCCGTCCAGATCGTCGCGTTCTCGTCCGCGGGGTTCTTGAGCTCGATCATCGCGAGCGGAAGGCCGTTGACGAAGAGAACGACGTCGGGCCTGCGGACGTGCTTGTTTTCCGCCACCGTGAACTGATTGACCGCGAGCCAGTCGTCGTTCTCGGGATCCTCGAAGTCGATCGCCCGCACCTGCGCGCCCGCGATGGAGCCATCTGCCCGGCGGTACTCGACGGTGACGCCTTCGACCAGCATGCGGTGGAAGGCCCGGTTGCGGTGGACCACGTCGGCGCCTTCCGGGCGGGTGAGCCGGCGGAAGGCTTCGTCGAGCGCCTCCTGCGGCAGCTCCGGATTGAGGCGCGCCAGGGCGTCGCGAAGGCGGCCCCCCAGCACCACCTGGCCGTAGTCCGACCTTTCCGGCTGCGCCCCGTCGGGGGCGATGTCCGGCCCATGCTCGAAAGCCCAGCCCAGACCCTGCAGCCAGTCGAGGGCCGCGTCCTCGACGACGGATTCGCTCAAACGCCTCATGCCTTCATCCAGTGCTGGGCTGGCCTCGGAAGAAACTCTTCCACCGGCATACCGTCCCCGCCAACGTACCCGATGCTCTCGAGCCAGGTGAGTGCAGCCTCTTCGGCGAAGGATTCGGTGAACGGGGTCATGGCGCCTCCGACAAGGCGCGAATCGGCACGGCGAACATTTCTTGTCCGAAGCGCATGCTCATCGTCCCGTCGTAGAGCACCACGCCGCCGGCGAAGCGCCGGCCGGCGGCATTCTTGAGTTTGCCCAGGCCGCGGAAGTCGGCGGCCGTCACTGTCGCCCCGGCTTTCACTTCG
This Candidatus Binatia bacterium DNA region includes the following protein-coding sequences:
- a CDS encoding hypothetical protein (possible pseudo, frameshifted); protein product: MWLTGFDAPSLHTMYLDKPMRGHGLMQAIARVNRVFRDKPGGLVVDYLGLATELKAALATYTESGGTGRTALNQEEAVALMREKYEICRGLFYGFDWSRWVTGTPAERLSLLPAAQEHILAQENGKDRLLRAARELSQAFALAVPHEEALRIRDDVAFFQAVQAVLAKRAPGQARPEEELEQAVRQIIARAVAPEGVVDIFAAAGLKRPDISILSDEFLSEVRGMPQKNLAVELLQKLLKGEIRARGQKNLVQARSFAEMLERTIRRYQNRAIEAAQVIEELIALARDMREANARGEKLGLSEDELAFYDALEANDSAVKVLGDATLREIARELVQTVRNNVTLDWTLRENVRAQLRVLVKRTLRKYGYPPDKQETATRTILEQAEVLAERWAA
- a CDS encoding hypothetical protein (possible pseudo, frameshifted); protein product: MRRLSESVVEDAALDWLQGLGWAFEHGPDIAPDGAQPERSDYGQVVLGGRLRDALARLNPELPQEALDEAFRRLTRPEGADVVHRNRAFHRMLVEGVTVEYRRADGSIAGAQVRAIDFEDPENDDWLAVNQFTVAENKHVRRPDVVLFVNGLPLAMIELKNPADENATIWTAFQQLETYKSELPTLFAFDELLVISDGTEARVGTLTAGREWFKPWRTIGGERLAGPAMPELEVVLKGIFERGRFLELLRDFIVFEDQGGGRLNKIAAGYHQFHAVRVAVAETLRAAELRHADRLVERQEGYEAGRRPGGKPGDRRIGVVWHTQGSGKSLTMAFYAGRIIREPAMENPTIVVLTDRNDLDDQLFGTFSRCQDLLRQPPVQAESRAHLRQLLSVEAGGVVFTTIQKFFPEEKGDRHPRLSERRNIVVIADEAHRSQYDFIDGFARHMRDALPNASFIGFTGTPIEKTDAQHARGLRRLHLDLRHPAGGRGPGHRADLLREPPRQARARRSRTPEDRPRVRGGDRGRGDRAEGEAQDQMGAARGDRGHGEAAPARRPGHRGALRAAARGHGGQGHGGLHEPAHLRRALPRDRAAAPPVAPRGRRQGRDQSRDDRLGLRPRRLAAAHPQQAPPRAAG
- the coaX gene encoding type III pantothenate kinase yields the protein MTTVLTVDVGNSRVKLRLWGARAAADLPVRGVERRLGKLLDGWREEGLSPDAALLTSVATPERTRAIVRVLGDFCRSVVLDPEPPLENRYERPEEVGRDRLYAASGAYVLLGRSAVVVDAGTALTVDALRVEGSKGVFCGGSIFPGPELLAQALARRTAKLPRFVPEPWGRACGRSTLDALRGGVALGFRGAASWLVESLAREAEIEQAPVVLTGGARRFLLEPFPFTERELRVEPDLVAVGLLVSGGFGELLDSREERG